Proteins encoded in a region of the Sugiyamaella lignohabitans strain CBS 10342 chromosome B, complete sequence genome:
- the DOC1 gene encoding anaphase promoting complex subunit DOC1 (Processivity factor; required for the ubiquitination activity of the anaphase promoting complex (APC), mediates the activity of the APC by contributing to substrate recognition; involved in cyclin proteolysis; contains a conserved DOC1 homology domain; GO_component: GO:0005680 - anaphase-promoting complex [Evidence IDA] [PMID 9469814]; GO_component: GO:0005737 - cytoplasm [Evidence IEA,IEA]; GO_component: GO:0005739 - mitochondrion [Evidence IDA] [PMID 14576278]; GO_component: GO:0005739 - mitochondrion [Evidence IDA] [PMID 16823961]; GO_component: GO:0005634 - nucleus [Evidence IEA,IEA]; GO_function: GO:0030234 - enzyme regulator activity [Evidence IDA] [PMID 12402045]; GO_function: GO:0090302 - mitotic anaphase-promoting complex activity [Evidence IDA] [PMID 12402045]; GO_process: GO:0007092 - activation of mitotic anaphase-promoting complex activity [Evidence IDA,IMP] [PMID 12402045]; GO_process: GO:0031145 - anaphase-promoting complex-dependent proteasomal ubiquitin-dependent protein catabolic process [Evidence IDA,IMP] [PMID 12402045]; GO_process: GO:0007049 - cell cycle [Evidence IEA]; GO_process: GO:0051301 - cell division [Evidence IEA]; GO_process: GO:0031497 - chromatin assembly [Evidence IGI] [PMID 12399376]; GO_process: GO:0008054 - cyclin catabolic process [Evidence IMP] [PMID 9348530]; GO_process: GO:0007067 - mitotic nuclear division [Evidence IEA]; GO_process: GO:0016567 - protein ubiquitination [Evidence IEA]): MADQRHASDILREDIDEERDLRDSVQPSEQDEEFEFASSSQGYSDKEDDLIAEEEDEIALDDDGDFGEVIYHNELREMDALGLTDISRLASWKLSSYKPGFGIEALQDEDPNLFWQSDGPQPHFIDLHFSKRVSVERLSIYVDYNLDESYTPEKIAVSAGTGYHDLQEVSAATIDKHVGWYHINLNDGPGHVPTKLFLLRLAILTNHQSGKDTHIRALKAFSILNRRTFLRPVIGECDTIVFEGKPEANIEPPPELPLTAADDAPKANAPPELLALLAPAPELAPKAKPFVDGAGVDPKLKLGLALKFKPPWGAAVDGAGCCGAGDPKFVDIVFPNWKGVLEVEIVGTAVPLAGAANPVLAPKLKLGVGTVVLELLAPKLNGLSAVPVILLPELGADVAVWPKLKGVVTGLDTSVAEVPNVNGDPEDLAVEVSADSAGLPKAKGNPLVWLLVNPVEELLLLEPVESAGLPNAKTDEPELGTTAGEVSAFASLPNTNGVEAVLDGTEPKSDVEAAVVVGAVEAAEAEDALPSNGEPEVSVLIDFRSGLDMIGRLAATVSVEELIEAGFCPNKGLGDSVGFVADIPKPLKV, translated from the exons ATGGCCGACCAAAGGCACGCTTCGGATATTTTAAGAGAAGacattgatgaagaaagagattTAAGAGATTCAGTGCAGCCAAGTGAGCAGGATGAGGAATTTGAATTTGCTTCTTCGAGCCAGGGATACTCCGACAAGGAGGATGATCTTATagccgaagaagaggatgaaatCGCTCTAGATGACGATGGAGACTTCGGAGAAGTCATTTATCACAATGAACTAAGAGAAATGGATGCTCTGGGATTAACTGATATAAGTCGTTTAGCGTCTTGGAAGTTATCGTCTTATAAGCCTGGCTTTGGAATTGAAGCGTTACAAGACGAAGACCCGAATCTCTTTTGGCAAAGCGACGGGCCACAGCCACATTTCATTGACCTCCACTTTTCTAAACGGGTGTCTGTAGAGCGATTGAGTATTTACGTCGATTATAACTTGGATGAGTCGTACACCCCAGAGAAAATAGCTGTATCTGCTGGGACAGGATATCATGATCTTCAAGAAGTATCTGCTGCAACCATAGATAAGCATGTTGGCTGGTATCATATAAACTTGAACGATGGGCCAGGGCATGTGCCAACAAAATTATTTCTTCTACGGCTTGCAATTTTGACAAATCACCAGAGCGGAAAAGATACACATATCCGAGCTTTGAAGGCCTTTTCGATTTTAAACAGACGCACTTT CTTACGTCCAGTGATTGGAGAGTGTGACACCATTGTATTCGAGGGTAAACCAGAGGCAAACATTGAGCCACCTCCAGAACTGCCATTAACAGCTGCCGATGACGCACCGAAAGCAAATGCACCCCCAGAACTACTGGCACTattagcaccagcaccagaactgGCCCCAAAAGCAAAGCCATTTGTAGACGGTGCAGGTGTGGATCCGAAATTAAAACTTGGATTGGCACTAAAGTTCAAGCCACCTTGGGGAGCCGCTGTCGACGGTGCTGGCTGTTGTGGAGCCGGGGACCCAAAGTTTGTAGATATAGTATTTCCAAACTGGAAAGGTGTGCTGGAGGTTGAAATAGTAGGAACAGCTGTACCATTGGCAGGAGCTGCAAATCCCGTATTGGCGCCAAAACTAAAACTTGGTGTGGGAACAGTTGTGTTGGAACTGTTAGCTCCAAAGCTGAATGGTTTATCAGCTGTACCAGTTATACTGCTTCCTGAACTAGGTGCGGATGTTGCTGTCTGGCCGAAGCTGAAGGGGGTCGTCACGGGTTTAGATACCTCAGTAGCTGAGGTTCCGAATGTAAATGGTGATCCCGAGGACTTGGCTGTCGAAGTATCCGCGGATTCAGCTGGTTTGCCGAAGGCAAAAGGTAACCCATTAGTTTGGCTGTTGGTGAACCCTGTAGAAGAACTACTTTTACTAGAACCAGTTGAGTCAGCAGGCTTACCAAATGCGAAAACTGATGAGCCAGAGCTAGGGACTACTGCGGGCGAGGTATCAGCCTTTGCATCCTTACCAAATACAAATGGTGTAGAAGCAGTGCTCGATGGCACAGAACCAAAGAGCGATGTAGAAGCCGCCGTTGTTGTGGGTGCCgttgaagctgctgaagcagAAGACGCACTGCCATCTAATGGAGAACCCGAGGTGAGTGTATTAATAGACTTCAGATCTGGCTTGGATATGATCGGTAGGTTGGCGGCTACAGTCTCAGTCGAAGAATTAATAGAAGCAGGCTTTTGTCCAAATAAAGGACTAGGCGATTCCGTAGGCTTCGTAGCAGATATACCAAAACCGTTAAAAGTCTGA
- the HAT1 gene encoding Hat1p (Catalytic subunit of the Hat1p-Hat2p histone acetyltransferase complex; uses the cofactor acetyl coenzyme A to acetylate free nuclear and cytoplasmic histone H4; involved in telomeric silencing and DNA double-strand break repair; GO_component: GO:0005737 - cytoplasm [Evidence IEA,IEA]; GO_component: GO:0005737 - cytoplasm [Evidence IDA] [PMID 8858151]; GO_component: GO:0005737 - cytoplasm [Evidence IDA] [PMID 9575221]; GO_component: GO:0000123 - histone acetyltransferase complex [Evidence IEA]; GO_component: GO:0000123 - histone acetyltransferase complex [Evidence IPI] [PMID 14761951]; GO_component: GO:0000123 - histone acetyltransferase complex [Evidence IDA,IPI] [PMID 8858151]; GO_component: GO:0000123 - histone acetyltransferase complex [Evidence IDA] [PMID 9575221]; GO_component: GO:0005634 - nucleus [Evidence IEA,IEA,IEA]; GO_component: GO:0005634 - nucleus [Evidence IDA] [PMID 14761951]; GO_component: GO:0005634 - nucleus [Evidence IDA] [PMID 9575221]; GO_function: GO:0010485 - H4 histone acetyltransferase activity [Evidence IDA] [PMID 8858151]; GO_function: GO:0008080 - N-acetyltransferase activity [Evidence IEA]; GO_function: GO:0003682 - chromatin binding [Evidence IDA] [PMID 16612003]; GO_function: GO:0004402 - histone acetyltransferase activity [Evidence IEA,IEA]; GO_function: GO:0004402 - histone acetyltransferase activity [Evidence IDA,IMP] [PMID 7559580]; GO_function: GO:0004402 - histone acetyltransferase activity [Evidence IDA,IMP] [PMID 8858151]; GO_function: GO:0004402 - histone acetyltransferase activity [Evidence IMP] [PMID 9575221]; GO_function: GO:0042393 - histone binding [Evidence IEA]; GO_function: GO:0042393 - histone binding [Evidence IDA] [PMID 8858151]; GO_function: GO:0016740 - transferase activity [Evidence IEA]; GO_function: GO:0016746 - transferase activity, transferring acyl groups [Evidence IEA]; GO_process: GO:0006281 - DNA repair [Evidence IEA]; GO_process: GO:0006974 - cellular response to DNA damage stimulus [Evidence IEA]; GO_process: GO:0016568 - chromatin modification [Evidence IEA,IEA]; GO_process: GO:0006348 - chromatin silencing at telomere [Evidence IEA]; GO_process: GO:0006348 - chromatin silencing at telomere [Evidence IGI] [PMID 10982821]; GO_process: GO:0006348 - chromatin silencing at telomere [Evidence IGI] [PMID 15099519]; GO_process: GO:0016573 - histone acetylation [Evidence IEA]; GO_process: GO:0016573 - histone acetylation [Evidence IDA,IMP] [PMID 7559580]; GO_process: GO:0016573 - histone acetylation [Evidence IDA,IMP] [PMID 8858151]; GO_process: GO:0016573 - histone acetylation [Evidence IDA,IMP] [PMID 9575221]) gives MNIEEWTANANESVTLSLVGKDENNVDFHPTFTYPIYGNTELIYGYKDLSIDIKLDKTSLLPFVNVKYTEKLPDVERAFIAAKAKETEDDNNVEANIEDEVDNSSSTNDPLSQLLKFMNKEDTIFTSSEDSEEHEGNQLKKWQQSRREPFQVPGIVINSFSIDTKNGPERYSLFKTDLESARLLHSRLRLFVLLFIEAGSYIDVTDDRWELYILYKVNNETSVPEEFVGFTTVYPYFWYSTGVQHDSEPEPNAIRKRISQFVILPPFQGKHLGARLYNALFDQFLEDKNVREVTVEDPSEAFDDLRDRCDLERLYKQGKLWPQLKLPLDPDWVVDMRTENKMAPRQFDRCLEMAFLQLFSAGKPDKRYRLYVKNRLYIRNSEALGDLDKLSQIDKLHETYERLIEDYQRILSKVSFQTDRKGKKRVFEDSN, from the coding sequence ATGAACATTGAGGAGTGGACAGCCAATGCTAATGAATCGGTGACCCTATCGCTTGTTGGGAAGGATGAAAATAACGTAGACTTTCATCCAACCTTCACGTACCCTATTTATGGTAATACCGAATTGATATATGGGTATAAAGATCTTTCTATTGACATTAAATTGGATAAAACGAGTTTGCTGCCATTTGTCAATGTTAAATACACGGAAAAGTTACCTGATGTTGAAAGAGCTTTTATAGCTGCTAAAGCCAAAGAAACTGAAGATGATAACAATGTTGAGGCAAACATAGAGGACGAAgttgacaacagcagctccacTAATGACCCTTTAAGTCAGCTACTGAAGTTTATGAACAAAGAAGATACTATATTTACTTCGAGCGAAGACTCTGAAGAGCATGAGGGTaatcaattgaagaaatggcAACAAAGTAGAAGAGAACCCTTCCAAGTGCCTGGTATTGTTATAAACAGTTTTTCCATTGACACTAAGAATGGTCCAGAGAGGTACAGCTTATTCAAAACAGATCTTGAAAGTGCGCGCCTCTTACATTCAAGGCTCAGGCTTTTTgtgctattatttattgaagcTGGCTCATACATTGACGTTACAGATGATCGGTGGGAACTGTATATCTTGTACAAAGTCAATAATGAAACCTCTGTCCCAGAGGAGTTTGTTGGTTTTACTACCGTCTATCCGTATTTTTGGTACTCCACGGGAGTACAACATGActcagaaccagaaccaaaTGCGATTAGAAAAAGAATATCTCAGTTCGTTATCCTGCCACCCTTCCAAGGTAAACACCTTGGTGCACGCCTGTACAATGCCTTATTCGACCAATTTCTCGAAGACAAGAACGTTCGAGAAGTAACAGTCGAGGACCCTAGTGAAGCTTTTGATGACTTGCGAGATAGATGTGATCTTGAACGTCTTTACAAACAGGGTAAACTATGGCCCCAACTAAAATTACCTCTAGATCCAGATTGGGTTGTTGACATGCGAACTGAGAACAAAATGGCACCAAGACAGTTTGATCGGTGTCTTGAGATGGcttttcttcaactctTTTCTGCTGGAAAGCCTGACAAAAGATACAGGTTATACGTCAAGAACCGATTGTATATTCGCAATTCAGAAGCTTTAGGTGATCTTGACAAGCTAAGCCAAATTGACAAATTGCATGAAACCTATGAGAGACTAATTGAGGATTACCAACGAATTCTCAGTAAGGTGTCTTTCCAGACTGATCGTAAAGGTAAAAAGAGGGTATTTGAAGACTCAAACTGA
- the PIL1 gene encoding lipid-binding protein PIL1, with protein MHRTYSLRQSRAPTAAQLQSPPPPPSSTKTGRFFGKGSISHTFRRSTAGSFGPELARKLAALVKMEKNVMRSIELVARERREVAKQLSIWGEEGDEDVSDVTDRLGVLIYEIGELEDQFIDKYDQYRITLKSIRNIEASVQPSRDRKQKITDQIAHLKYKEPNSPKIIVLEQELVRAEAESLVAEAQLSNITREKLKAAFNYQFDAIREHSEKLALIAGYGKALLDLLDDSPVTPGETRQAYDGYEASKQIIIDAENALATWTLDQASVKPTLSIRRSTTEGYLEEEGAEWDGKEEGEVEEHEPVEA; from the coding sequence ATGCACAGAACTTATTCTCTCCGTCAATCGCGTGCTCCAACTGCCGCCCAACTTCAAtcaccccctcctcctccctCTTCTACCAAGACTGGTAGATTCTTTGGTAAGGGTTCCATCAGCCACACTTTCAGAAGATCGACTGCTGGTTCTTTCGGCCCGGAGCTTGCTAGAAAGCTCGCTGCCCTTGTTAAGATGGAGAAGAATGTTATGAGATCAATTGAACTCGTTGCCCGTGAGCGTCGCGAGGTTGCCAAGCAGTTATCCATCTGGGGTGAGGAAGGTGATGAAGACGTTTCTGATGTTACCGACAGACTGGGTGTTCTCATTTACGAAATCGGTGAGCTGGAAGATCAATTCATTGACAAATATGACCAATACAGAATCACCCTCAAGTCTATCCGTAACATTGAGGCCTCAGTTCAACCTTCTCGTGACCGTAAGCAAAAGATTACCGATCAGATTGCTCACTTGAAATACAAGGAACCCAATTCTCCCAAGATTATTGTCCTGGAACAAGAATTGGTCCGTGCTGAAGCCGAGTCTCTTGTTGCTGAGGCTCAATTGTCTAATATCACCCGTGAGAAGCTTAAGGCCGCTTTCAACTACCAATTTGATGCTATCCGTGAGCACTCTGAGAAGCTTGCTCTTATTGCTGGTTACGGTAAGGCTTTGTTAGATCTTTTGGACGACAGCCCAGTCACTCCTGGTGAGACTCGTCAAGCTTATGATGGCTACGAGGCCTCTAAGcaaattattattgatgCTGAGAACGCTTTGGCTACTTGGACTCTTGACCAGGCCTCTGTCAAGCCCACTCTTTCTATCAGAAGATCAACTACTGAAGGTTACCTCGAGGAAGAGGGTGCTGAATGGGATGGTAAGGAAGAGGGTGAGGTTGAGGAGCACGAACCCGTTGAAGCCTAG
- the SYM1 gene encoding Sym1p (Protein required for ethanol metabolism; induced by heat shock and localized to the inner mitochondrial membrane; homologous to mammalian peroxisomal membrane protein Mpv17; GO_component: GO:0016021 - integral component of membrane [Evidence IEA,IEA]; GO_component: GO:0016021 - integral component of membrane [Evidence ISM] [PMID 12192589]; GO_component: GO:0016020 - membrane [Evidence IEA]; GO_component: GO:0005743 - mitochondrial inner membrane [Evidence IEA,IEA]; GO_component: GO:0005743 - mitochondrial inner membrane [Evidence IDA] [PMID 15189984]; GO_component: GO:0005743 - mitochondrial inner membrane [Evidence IDA] [PMID 23045398]; GO_component: GO:0005739 - mitochondrion [Evidence IEA]; GO_component: GO:0005739 - mitochondrion [Evidence IDA] [PMID 16823961]; GO_function: GO:0003674 - molecular_function [Evidence ND]; GO_process: GO:0006067 - ethanol metabolic process [Evidence IMP] [PMID 15189984]), with translation MASFFRWYNHQLAVRPVLTNSLSATVLFGVGDIIAQTTSTEDHSPKRRTLENNETHSRSLLSTTGIDLRRTSRACIFGGLFFAPIVSKWWYPFLNGIKGQNSTVTTLKRVALDQMVFAPFISVPMYFTCIGILEGKNFEQLSASLHRNYLPTLMANWSVWPAFQYANFMFIPHEYRLLAVNLVSIAWNTFLSFTNNRSNEVIQPEIAN, from the coding sequence ATGGCTTCATTTTTTAGGTGGTACAACCACCAACTGGCGGTGAGACCAGTTCTCACCAATTCACTGTCTGCTACTGTTTTGTTCGGAGTAGGAGATATCATTGCTCAGACAACTTCAACAGAGGATCATAGCCCAAAAAGGAGGACGCTGGAAAATAACGAAACTCATAGCCGGTCGCTTTTGTCGACCACTGGAATTGACCTACGCCGTACATCTCGTGCTTGTATATTTGGAGGTCTTTTCTTTGCTCCAATAGTTTCCAAATGGTGGTACCCTTTTCTTAACGGGATCAAGGGTCAAAATTCAACAGTGACTACTCTGAAGCGAGTGGCCCTGGATCAAATGGTCTTTGCTCCGTTCATATCCGTGCCAATGTACTTCACCTGTATTGGCATTCTCGAAGGGAAGAACTTTGAACAGTTGTCTGCATCGCTTCATAGGAATTATTTGCCAACCCTGATGGCCAATTGGTCTGTATGGCCAGCTTTCCAGTATGCCAATTTCATGTTCATTCCTCATGAATACCGTCTTTTGGCAGTTAATCTGGTGTCTATTGCTTGGAACACATTTCTGTCTTTCACAAACAATCGAAGCAACGAAGTTATCCAGCCTGAAATTGCAAACTGA